A stretch of the Brachionichthys hirsutus isolate HB-005 unplaced genomic scaffold, CSIRO-AGI_Bhir_v1 contig_1420, whole genome shotgun sequence genome encodes the following:
- the LOC137914770 gene encoding LOW QUALITY PROTEIN: D(2) dopamine receptor A-like (The sequence of the model RefSeq protein was modified relative to this genomic sequence to represent the inferred CDS: deleted 1 base in 1 codon) has protein sequence MRGEHTLQWDFGNATDWERCIDITSVVANGLILSITSVVGIAANIFVILAVCLQKSLQTSMNALVVNLAVIDALRCLIDCPVLLSIVVTVYQRGHVDELICDSQVASFSFSCCIQLLTLSCISAERHQAIARPFKTTQRRQRIMAVITLTWMLAFVVAGFSLIFLKDSPINVKCKGSQRETSLSYDTIGNHVLFPLWVVCFVIVIGFYTSIFALVKSHNCKIFDKGTFRPLKTDKAEDKQEIGETTAVENGHEKPEPDQTLSKSAAQAEPGTKADPNSSKKDSTAAVLPSAEAVQCFSVGSGSSTESKTVLKMTVLEEEEEGELFQNRAAQSQCQDSWSKSIKC, from the exons ATGAGAGGCGAACATACTCTTCAATGGGACTTTGGGAATGCCACTGATTGGGAGAGATGCATCGACATCACCTCCGTGGTGGCAAACGGATTGATTTTGTCGATAACTTCTGTTGTGGGAATTGCGgcaaatatttttgttattctGGCAGTCTGTCTCCAAAAATCGCTGCAAACTTCAATGAACGCCCTGGTGGTCAATCTGGCAGTTATAGACGCTCTGAGATGCTTAATCGACTGCCCCGTTCTGCTGTCCATCGTCGTGACTGTGTATCAAAGGGGACATGTGGACGAGCTGATCTGTGACTCACAAGTGGCCTCGTTCTCTTTCAGCTGCTGCATCCAGCTGTtgacgctgtcctgcatcaGCGCAGAGAGACACCAGGCAATTGCACGACCTTTCAAGACCACTCAGCGTCGACAAAGGATTATGGCAGTGATTACTCTCACGTGGATGCTTGCGTTTGTGGTAGCTGGATTTAGTCTGATATTTCTGAAGGACTCTCCcatt aatgtgaaatgtaaaGGATCGCAGAGAGAAACGTCGCTCTCCTACGACACTATTGGCAATCACGTACTGTTTCCACTTtgggttgtttgttttgttattgtCATTGGATTCTACACTAGCATATTTGCGCTTGTGAAGTCACACAATTGTAAAATATTTGACAAAGGTACTTTTCGTCCTTTGAAAACCGACAAAGCAGAGGATAAGCAGGAGATTGGAGAAACCACAGCTGTGGAAAATGGACATGAAAAACCAGAGCCAGATCAGACCTTGAGCAAAAGTGCTGCTCAGGCGGAACCGGGGACAAAAGCAGATCCAAACTCATCCAAGAAAGATTCTACAGCTGCTGTGCTTCCCTCAGCAGAAGCTGTGCAATGTTTCTCTGTCGGTTCAGGAAGCAGCACAGAATCCAAAACGGTATTGAAGATGACCGttttggaagaagaagaagaaggagaactCTTTCAAAACAGAGCTGCCCAATCCCAGTGTCAGGACAGTTGGAGCAAATCCATCAAATGCTAA